One Triticum dicoccoides isolate Atlit2015 ecotype Zavitan chromosome 5B, WEW_v2.0, whole genome shotgun sequence genomic window carries:
- the LOC119311359 gene encoding beta-galactosidase 12-like, protein MTAAAALVLAVAVAAALLAGAAEATRPKWNLTKKGTTVTYDRYSLMIDGRRELFFSGAIHYPRSPPQMWPRLLKTAKEGGLNTIETYVFWNAHEPEPGKYNFEGRNDMIKFLKLVQSFGMYAIVRIGPFIQGEWNHGALPYWLREIPHIIFRANNEPYKREMEKFVRFIVQMLKDENMFASQGGHVILAQIENEYGNIKKDHITEGDKYLEWAGEMAISTNIGVPWIMCKQSTAPGVVIPTCNGRHCGDTWIMKDENKPRLWTENWTAQFRAFGNDLAQRSAEDIAYSVLRFFAKGGTLVNYYMYYGGTNFGRTGASYVLTGYYDEGPIDEYGMPKAPKYGHLRDLHNVIKSYSRAFLEGKQSFELLGVGYEARNFEIPEEKLCLAFLSNNNTGEDGTVVFRGEKYYIPSRSVSLLADCKHVVYNTKRVFVQHSERSFHKAEKATKSNVWEMFSEVIPRYKQTNIRNKEPLEQYNQTKDQSDYLWYTTSFRLEADDLPIRGDIRPVLAVKSNSHALVAFVNDAFAGNGHGTKKEKGFTFDRPINLRLGVNHVAILSSSMGMKDSGGELVELKGGIQDCTIQGLNTGTLDLQVNGWGHKAKLEGEAKEIYTEKGMGAVKWVPAVSGQAVTWYKRYFDEPDGDDPVVLDMTSMCKGMIYVNGEGMGRYWTSFITPGKVASQAVYHIPRPFLKSKNNLLVVFEEELGKPEGILIQTVRRDDICVFISEHNPAQIKPWDEHGGQIKLIAEDHNTRGFLNCPPKKTIQEVVFASFGNPVGSCANFTTGTCHTPNAKDIVEKECLGKKGCVLPVLHTFYGADINCPTTTATLAVQVRCHKKGDPE, encoded by the exons ATGACCGCCGCCGCGGCGCTCGTtctggccgtggccgtggccgccGCGCTCCTCGCGGGCGCGGCGGAGGCGACCAGGCCCAAGTGGAACTTGACGAAGAAGGGGACGACCGTCACCTACGACAGGTACTCCCTCATGATCGATGGCAGGCGGGAgctcttcttctccggcgccaTCCACTACCCGCGCAGCCCCCCGCAGATGTGGCCCAGGCTGCTCAAGACCGCCAAGGAAGGCGGCCTCAACACCATCGAGACCTACGTCTTCTGGAACGCCCACGAGCCCGAGCCCGGCAAG TACAATTTCGAAGGCAGGAACGACatgatcaagttcctcaagctggTCCAGAGCTTCGGCATGTACGCCATCGTGCGCATCGGCCCATTCATCCAGGGAGAATGGAATCACGG TGCATTGCCCTATTGGCTCAGGGAGATTCCACACATAATATTCCGCGCCAACAACGAGCCTTACAAG AGAGAAATGGAGAAGTTTGTGAGATTCATAGTGCAAATGTTGAAGGATGAGAATATGTTCGCATCTCAAGGAGGGCACGTTATTCTAGCCCAG ATCGAGAATGAGTATGGAAATATTAAAAAGGATCATATAACTGAAGGTGACAAGTACCTTGAATGGGCTGGTGAAATGGCCATTAGCACCAACATTGGAGTCCCATGGATAATGTGCAAGCAATCTACGGCTCCTGGTGTAGTG ATTCCTACCTGCAACGGAAGGCACTGTGGGGACACATGGATAATGAAAGACGAAAATAAACCCCGCCTTTGGACTGAGAACTGGACTGCACA GTTCAGAGCATTCGGTAATGATTTAGCTCAGCGTTCAGCAGAGGACATTGCATATTCCGTGTTACGTTTTTTTGCCAAGGGTGGGACATTGGTAAATTACTACATG TATTATGGTGGAACAAATTTTGGAAGGACGGGTGCTTCCTATGTGTTGACTGGATATTATGATGAAGGTCCCATTGATGAATACG GTATGCCGAAGGCGCCCAAATATGGGCATCTCAGGGACCTGCACAATGTAATCAAGTCATACAGCAGAGCTTTCCTTGAGGGGAAACAATCATTCGAGCTATTGGGTGTGGGGTATGAG GCACGCAACTTCGAGATTCCTGAGGAAAAGCTATGCTTGGCTTTCCTCTCCAACAACAATACAGGGGAGGACGGAACTGTGGTTTTCCGAGGGGAGAAGTACTACATTCCGAGCCGCTCAGTTTCCCTCCTTGCAGACTGCAAGCATGTGGTGTACAACACAAAGAGA GTGTTTGTTCAACATAGTGAAAGGTCATTCCATAAAGCCGAGAAGGCGACCAAGAGCAATGTTTGGGAGATGTTCTCAGAGGTGATTCCGAGGTATAAACAAACTAATATCAGGAACAAGGAACCCTTGGAGCAGTATAACCAGACCAAAGACCAAAGTGACTATTTGTGGTACACTACAAG CTTTCGCTTGGAGGCAGATGATTTGCCCATCAGGGGTGACATCCGGCCTGTGCTTGCAGTCAAAAGCAATTCACATGCATTGGTAGCATTTGTCAATGATGCCTTTGCAG GGAATGGTCATGGAACCAAGAAAGAGAAGGGTTTCACGTTTGACAGACCCATTAATCTAAGATTAGGTGTCAACCATGTCGCGATACTGTCATCATCCATGGGAATGAAG gaCAGTGGTGGTGAACTCGTTGAACTAAAGGGTGGCATTCAGGATTGCACAATACAGGGACTCAACACGGGAACCTTAGATTTGCAAGTCAATGGCTGGGGCCATAAG GCCAAATTGGAGGGTGAGGCGAAGGAGATTTACACGGAGAAAGGCATGGGCGCTGTTAAGTGGGTACCGGCCGTGAGTGGACAGGCTGTCACCTGGTACAAG AGGTACTTTGACGAGCCAGACGGGGACGATCCTGTTGTCCTTGACATGACTTCTATGTGCAAGGGTATGATATACGTGAACGGTGAAGGCATGGGTCGCTACTGGACGTCATTCATAACTCCTGGCAAAGTCGCTTCCCAGGCAGT GTACCATATTCCACGGCCATTTTTGAAATCCAAGAACAACCTATTGGTTGTATTTGAGGAGGAGCTTGGCAAGCCGGAAGGCATACTCATCCAGACAGTGAGGAGAGATGACATCTGCGTGTTCATCTCGGAGCACAACCCTGCGCAGATAAAGCCATGGGACGAGCATGGAGGCCAGATCAAGCTCATAGCCGAAGACCACAACACTCGGGGATTCTTGAACTGCCCCCCGAAGAAGACCATCCAGGAGGTAGTCTTTGCCAGCTTCGGCAACCCGGTGGGGTCATGCGCCAACTTCACTACAGGCACCTGCCACACTCCCAATGCGAAGGATATCGTCGAGAAG GAATGCCTCGGCAAGAAGGGGTGCGTGCTGCCAGTGCTGCACACGTTTTACGGTGCGGACATCAACTGCCCCACGACGACGGCCACACTGGCGGTGCAAGTGAGGTGCCACAAAAAGGGCGATCCAGAATAA
- the LOC119311360 gene encoding protein MCM10 homolog, with translation MADAGDDLDLLLSLDEDGDQAVLETPPSSPSRPAAAAAAGYGAFTPPRAVARPGGTDMSVFRDAVKDYIEAVPASTSGSGPSRPKLPKSSQTLVDTYSGLRIKHMAVSPLEIANRFADIRFVRISAFKSLAGGDFFSGCWATAGVVLDKGTKRVSAQGKDYSIWKMGALDDSEVSVFLFGDAHTHYSGGAVGDVFALFNGNVRMDKGGQGFSVSVGSVGQMIKMGISADFSICKGTRKDGMACTMATNKRKGPYCKYHCSNTSSQKYSTGRVELKGGNFQFASKLRSNGIYMVKPPSERSDPRNPTRPLKVMSVDGLKRALSNADKVTTKNNSQGIRFLSHVTGGTEPNLVSNSTSTVVQKPMSTWSTLSEKLSSGRRPASSGAKVGAPKPASQKQEQEAKRRKVNNPSGNTIELDIGSSDDDEINIVLRR, from the exons ATGGCGGACGCCGGCGACGACCTGGACCTGCTCCTGTCGCTGGACGAGGACGGCGACCAGGCCGTCCTCGAGACCCCTCcgtcctccccctcgcgccccgccgccgccgccgccgctggctaCGGCGCCTTCACGCCCCCGAGGGCCGTGGCGCGCCCGGGCGGCACAGACATGTCCGTCTTCCGCGACGCCGTCAAGGACTACATCGAGGCCGTCCCGGCCTCCACCTCCGGCTCGGGCCCCAGCCGCCCCAAGCTCCCCAAATCCAGCCAAACCCTCGTCGATACCTACTCCGGCCTCCGCATCAAGCACATGGCCGTCTCGCCGCTCGAGATCGCCAACCGCTTCGCCGACATCCGATTCGTCCGCATCTCCGCGTTCAA GAGCCTGGCCGGCGGGGACTTCTTCTCGGGCTGCTGGGCGACCGCCGGCGTGGTGCTGGACAAGGGCACGAAGCGGGTGAGCGCGCAGGGGAAGGACTACAGCATCTGGAAGATGGGCGCGCTGGACGACTCCGAGGTGTCGGTGTTCCTCTTCGGGGACGCCCACACCCACTACTCCGGCGGCGCCGTCGGCGACGTCTTCGCGCTGTTCAACGGCAACGTCCGCATGGACAAGGGG GGGCAAGGGTTCTCGGTGAGCGTTGGCTCAGTGGGGCAGATGATTAAGATGGGTATCTCGGCGGATTTCAGCATCTGCAAAGGGACGAGGAAAGATGGGATGGCCTGCACCATGGCCACAAACAA GCGCAAGGGACCATACTGCAAATATCATTGTTCG AACACATCATCACAGAAGTACTCTACTGGCAGAGTGGAGCTTAAGGGTGG AAACTTCCAGTTTGCTTCCAAACTTCGTTCCAATGGGATTTACATGGTCAAGCCTCCCTCAGAGCGTTCCGATCCAAGAAATCCAACACGTCCACTGAAAGTAATGTCAGTCGATGGGTTAAAAAGGGCTTTAAG TAATGCAGATAAAGTGACCACTAAGAACAACTCTCAGGGTATAAGGTTCCTCTCCCATGTCACAG GCGGCACGGAACCGAATCTCGTGAGCAACAGTACTTCGACAGTTGTACAGAAGCCGATGTCGACCTGGAGCACCCTCTCGGAGAAGCTGAGCTCAGGCAGAAG GCCGGCATCTTCTGGCGCCAAGGTAGGAGCGCCCAAACCGGCCTCGCAGAAGCAGGAACAAGAGGCCAAGAGGAGAAAGGTGAACAACCCTTCGGGGAACACGATCGAGCTGGACATAGGCAGCTCGGACGACGACGAGATCAACATAGTGCTGCGACGCTAG